Proteins encoded together in one Triticum dicoccoides isolate Atlit2015 ecotype Zavitan chromosome 7B, WEW_v2.0, whole genome shotgun sequence window:
- the LOC119337104 gene encoding LOW QUALITY PROTEIN: L-type lectin-domain containing receptor kinase IX.1-like (The sequence of the model RefSeq protein was modified relative to this genomic sequence to represent the inferred CDS: deleted 1 base in 1 codon; substituted 1 base at 1 genomic stop codon), with protein MAPCRLLLLAVAASLGAVSVAASVDYYTPFVPASVCSTERNYTDGSPYEVQLDNLLHNLRDGAIANGGFFQTVEGKGTSNQVFGQAMCYADCDWSMCELCLQVAPSYVMIKGCPYNHRGAIMYDCCYQRYSDEEFFGHADFFGFGMNVNSENYGDGAVPMNQTRLKLVTALMAEAAGSPRRVANGSQTYMDSRGNSQVMYGLVQCARGFSPSECTNFLNTTLASMDGNTPIAQYRRYGCYITHKRDPIDVATPRQQSAADLSPRRLNRRLIVAVCAASGSVFLLICISISVRLLLRRLERRTHSPRVASNKDDAAMEDKFRQGTGPRRFRYGELAAATDNFSEAKKLGEGGFGPVYRGFLKGMRIEVAIKRVSKSSKQGRKEYASEVSVXLISRLRHRNLVQIIGWCHTGGELLLVYELMPNGSLDLHLYSADNVLWWPARHRIVLGIGSALLYLHQDWEQCVLHRDIKTSNVMLDASFNAKLGDFGLARLVDHDRGSHTTELAGTLGYMDPECTVTGRASTESDVYSFGVVLLEIACGRRPTTARPNGALIHLAQRVSELHVQGRILDAADPRLDGNFNLQEMERVLVVGLWCACHDQSLRPSIRQAINVLRLEAPLPERMPPVGQAAGPLLMPDSDSTGHSSSSTQQLI; from the exons ATGGCTCCTTGCCGCCTCCTGCTCCTAGCCGTGGCCGCCTCGCTCGGCGCAGTTAGTGTTGCTGCCTCTGTTGACTACTACACACCGTTCGTTCCGGCTTCCGTCTGCTCAACCGAGCGCAACTACACTGACGGCAGCCCGTACGAGGTCCAGCTCGACAACCTTCTCCACAACCTCCGCGACGGTGCAATTGCGAATGGCGGCTTCTTCCAGACCGTCGAGGGCAAGGGGACCAGCAACCAGGTATTCGGCCAGGCCATGTGCTACGCCGACTGCGACTGGTCAATGTGCGAGCTCTGCCTGCAGGTGGCGCCGTCCTACGTGATGATCAAAGGATGTCCGTACAACCACAGGGGCGCCATCATGTACGACTGCTGCTATCAACGCTACTCGGACGAGGAATTCTTCGGCCACGCCGACTTCTTCGGATTTGGGATGAACGTAAACAGCGAGAACTACGGAGACGGCGCGGTCCCCATGAACCAGACGAGGTTGAAGCTGGTGACTGCGCTCATGGCGGAGGCCGCAGGGTCGCCGCGGCGGGTCGCCAACGGGAGCCAGACGTACATGGACTCGAGAGGTAACTCCCAGGTGATGTACGGCCTGGTGCAGTGCGCCCGAGGCTTTTCGCCGAGCGAGTGCACCAACTTTCTTAACACCACACTGGCCAGCATGGACGGAAACACCCCCATTGCTCAATACAGGAGGTACGGCTGCTACATCACCCACAAGCGCGATCCCATCGATGTCGCCACGCCTCGTCAGCAATCTGCAGCTGACTTGTCTCCGCGCCGCCTGAACCGACGGCTCATCGTGGCGGTGTGCGCCGCTTCGGGTTCCGTCTTCCTGTTGATCTGCATCAGCATCTCGGTACGGCTCCTTTTGCGCCGCCTAGAGAGAAGAACTCACTCTCCCAGGGTAGCGTCTAACAAAGACGACGCGGCCATGGAAGACAAGTTCAGGCAAGGGACTGGACCCAGGCGATTCCGCTACGGCGAGCTGGCAGCTGCCACGGACAACTTCTCGGAGGCCAAGAAGCTCGGGGAAGGTGGGTTTGGCCCAGTGTACAGAGGGTTCTTGAAGGGCATGAGAATCGAGGTGGCTATCAAGAGAGTGTCAAAGAGCTCTAAGCAGGGGAGGAAGGAGTACGCCTCTGAGGTGAGTGTT TAACTTATAAGCCGGCTTCGGCACCGCAACCTCGTGCAGATCATTGGCTGGTGCCACACCGGCGGCGAGCTCCTACTGGTGTATGAGCTGATGCCCAACGGCAGCCTCGATCTTCACCTTTACAGTGCGGACAATGTACTATGGTGGCCAGCCAG GCATAGGATCGTGCTGGGGATCGGCTCTGCACTTCTCTACCTGCATCAAGACTGGGAGCAGTGCGTCCTGCACAGGGACATCAAGACGAGCAATGTGATGCTGGACGCGTCATTCAACGCCAAGCTCGGTGACTTTGGGCTCGCCAGGCTCGTCGACCACGACAGAGGATCGCACACGACGGAGCTCGCCGGCACGCTGGGGTACATGGACCCCGAGTGCACCGTCACCGGAAGAGCCAGCACCGAGTCGGACGTCTACAGCTTCGGTGTCGTCTTGCTCGAGATCGCGTGCGGACGGAGGCCTACCACGGCTCGACCCAATGGCGCGCTTATCCACCTGGCACAACGGGTGTCAGAGCTGCATGTGCAAGGGAGGATCCTCGACGCAGCCGACCCACGGCTGGATGGCAACTTCAATCTCCAAGAGATGGAGCGCGTGCTGGTCGTCGGCCTCTGGTGCGCGTGCCACGACCAGAGCCTAAGGCCGTCCATAAGGCAGGCTATCAACGTGCTACGGCTGGAGGCGCCCCTCCCCGAGAGGATGCCGCCGGTTGGCCAAGCGGCCGGCCCTCTTCTCATGCCGGACTCCGATAGTACGGGTCACAGCTCCAGCTCCACTCAGCAGCTAATATGA